Proteins from one Telopea speciosissima isolate NSW1024214 ecotype Mountain lineage chromosome 1, Tspe_v1, whole genome shotgun sequence genomic window:
- the LOC122648959 gene encoding protein ROH1-like, translating into MPATDYQGSSVPFSSIGRSLLSIRRDQVHSMEGNQEPTNLELELEGFQKQVVDRFNDLHAVTGEDLLSLSWIRRLLDAFLCCQEEFRAILFKSKALVSKPPLDRMVNEFFERSVKALDVCNAIRDGIEQVRQWQKHLEIVLCALDSRQRILGEGQFRRAKKALTDLTIAMLDEKDSSSVISHRNRSFGRNNNSSSKDHRPAGHFRSLSWSVSRSWSAARQLQAIGNNLTPPRSNEIVATSGVAVAVYTMNSVLLFVMWSLVAAIPCQDRGLQTHLSIPRHFPWATSIISLQERITEESKKRDRKNASGLLKEIHQIEKCVRHLTEMADAVQFPLTEEREKEVRQGASDLALVLDTVREGLDPLERQVREVFHRIVRSRTEGLDCMGKASYSE; encoded by the coding sequence ATGCCAGCGACGGATTACCAGGGTTCTTCAGTGCCTTTTTCCTCGATAGGTCGTTCGTTGTTGAGTATTAGGCGCGATCAAGTTCATTCCATGGAAGGGAATCAGGAGCCTACCAACCTGGAATTGGAGCTCGAGGGGTTCCAGAAACAGGTCGTTGATCGGTTCAATGATCTCCATGCCGTTACCGGTGAAGATCTGCTCTCCCTCTCATGGATCCGTCGCCTTCTTGATGCGTTCCTCTGTTGCCAGGAGGAATTTAGGGCTATTTTGTTCAAAAGCAAGGCTCTCGTCTCGAAACCTCCCTTAGATCGCATGGTCAACGAATTTTTTGAGAGGAGTGTGAAGGCGCTCGATGTCTGCAACGCTATCCGCGATGGAATTGAGCAGGTTCGACAATGGCAGAAGCACTTGGAGATCGTCCTTTGCGCCTTGGACTCCCGCCAGAGAATTCTTGGGGAGGGCCAGTTCAGGCGGGCCAAGAAGGCGCTGACGGATTTGACAATCGCGATGCTGGATGAGAAGGATTCTAGCTCCGTCATCTCCCACAGGAACCGTTCGTTCGGGAGgaacaacaacagcagcagcaaggaCCACCGTCCAGCAGGGCATTTCCGCTCGCTCTCCTGGAGTGTCTCTCGCTCTTGGTCAGCCGCTAGGCAGCTTCAGGCGATAGGGAACAACTTGACCCCTCCCCGTAGCAATGAAATTGTTGCCACCAGTGGGGTAGCAGTCGCTGTCTACACCATGAACTCGGTGCTTCTGTTCGTAATGTGGTCTCTCGTCGCTGCTATACCTTGCCAGGACCGTGGCCTGCAAACCCATCTTTCCATCCCTCGCCATTTCCCATGGGCAACCTCAATTATTTCACTCCAAGAGCGGATAACGGAGGAATCCAAGAAGCGGGACCGAAAGAATGCGAGTGGGTTGTtgaaagaaatccatcaaaTTGAGAAATGTGTGCGTCACTTGACGGAAATGGCAGATGCAGTTCAGTTTCCCTTGACGGAGGAACGGGAGAAGGAGGTGAGACAGGGAGCATCGGATTTGGCATTGGTATTGGATACAGTGAGAGAGGGATTAGATCCTTTGGAGCGCCAGGTAAGGGAGGTGTTCCATAGAATCGTGCGTAGTCGAACTGAAGGTCTTGACTGCATGGGTAAGGCAAGCTATTCTGAATGA